The Neodiprion virginianus isolate iyNeoVirg1 chromosome 5, iyNeoVirg1.1, whole genome shotgun sequence genome contains a region encoding:
- the LOC124305024 gene encoding acetyl-CoA acetyltransferase, cytosolic, whose amino-acid sequence MSEREVVIVSAVRTPIGAFGGSLSTLKASDLGSIVIKESLKRANLQPDDVSEVIMGQALTAAQGQNPARQAAIKAGLPVSVPAYVVNMLCGSGLKAVTNGYLSIKAGENEVVVAGGQESMSQTPHAINLRNAVKMGNTEMIDTMIHDGLTDAFSNIHMGVTAENMAKKYKVTRQEQDEYAAKSHQKTEAAVECKRFDAEIVSVTVPTKKESVVVSKDECPRAGLTAKDLTKLNPVFLKENGTVTPGNACGINDGAAAVVLMSAKAAENKGLQALARIVAVAQTGVEPTLMGSGPISAIELVLEKAKWSSEDVDVFEVNEAFAAQALACVRTLGLSRVKINMNGGAIALGHPIGASGARILVTLLHALEHSECQKGVASLCIGGGMGIAIAVERL is encoded by the exons GAGCGTTTGGTGGATCTTTGTCTACATTAAAAGCATCGGATTTGGGAAGCATTGTAATCAAGGAGAGCTTGAAAAGAGCTAATTTGCAACCAGATGATGTTTCTGAAGTAATAATGGGACag GCATTAACAGCAGCACAGGGTCAGAATCCAGCGAGGCAAGCAGCAATAAAGGCAGGCCTGCCTGTATCAGTGCCCGCATATGTAGTCAATATGCTGTGTGGCTCTGGACTTAA AGCTGTGACAAATGGATATCTCTCCATCAAAGCTGGTGAAAATGAAGTTGTAGTAGCAGGCGGACAGGAATCCATGAGTCAAACTCCACACGCAATTAACTTGAGGAATGCTGTGAAAATGGGAAACACTGAAATGATAGATACTATGATACACGACGGGCTGACTGATGCGTTTAGCAACATTCACATGGGAGTCACAG CTGAGAATATGGCAAAGAAGTATAAAGTCACCAGACAGGAACAGGATGAGTatgcagcgaaatcacatCAGAAAACGGAGGCTGCGGTAGAATGTAAACGTTTTGATGCTGAAATTGTGTCCGTTACAGTACCTACAAAAAAAGAGTCAGTTGTTGTTTCTAAAGACGAATGTCCCAGAGCTGGACTGACTGCAAAGGATCTTACAAAATTGAATCCAGTTTTCCTCAAG GAAAACGGTACGGTGACACCTGGGAATGCTTGTGGAATAAACGATGGCGCAGCGGCGGTAGTTTTAATGTCAGCAAAAGCAGCTGAGAACAAAGGACTCCAGGCACTGGCCAGAATAGTAGCAGTTGCCCAAACTGGAGTAGAGCCAACCCTGATGGGAAGTGGACCTATTTCGGCTATCGAGCTGGTG TTGGAAAAAGCCAAGTGGTCTTCAGAAGACGTAGATGTGTTTGAAGTGAACGAGGCCTTTGCTGCTCAGGCCCTCGCCTGTGTCAGGACACTTGGACTGAgtagagtaaaaataaatatgaatggGGGAGCTATCGCACTTGGCCATCCGATTGGCGCTTCTG GAGCACGAATTCTAGTTACTTTGCTACACGCGCTGGAACACTCTGAATGCCAAAAGGGGGTTGCCTCTCTGTGCATAGGTGGTGGAATGGGTATTGCCATTGCTGTAGAACGATTATAA
- the LOC124305027 gene encoding U7 snRNA-associated Sm-like protein LSm10 gives MAANKRISKQERYYFHNNLAILLKAVEGQKTTVDFRNEACITGFVDQVDGYMNIVMKECTFVDPRGDSFNYDIFFVHARNIRYVHIPPQIRIIPAIEEQLRKLRARPTEVQSTNRTWKVKRAQQKQREDLLAAQEILQNDGVPKESGQN, from the exons ATGGCCGCCAACAAGCGTATCTCTAAACAAGAGCGATACTATTTTCACAACAATTTAGCGATTTTGTTGAAGGCTGTCGAGGGACAGAAAACGACCGTAGATTTTCGAAATGAAGCCTGTATCACTGGGTTCGTTGATCAAGTCGACGG CTACATGAACATTGTGATGAAAGAATGCACTTTCGTTGATCCGAGGGGTGACTCTTTCAACTACGATATCTTCTTCGTACATGCTCGCAATATACGCTACGTCCATATCCCGCCGCAG aTACGGATAATCCCTGCTATCGAGGAGCAGCTGAGAAAGCTGCGGGCAAGACCGACAGAAGTGCAAAGCACCAACCGAACATGGAAAGTCAAGAGAGCACAGCAGAAACAACGGGAGGATCTATTAGCTGCGcaagaaattttgcaaaatgaTGGTGTACCAAAAGAATCAGGACAAAATTAA
- the LOC124305022 gene encoding 5'-nucleotidase domain-containing protein 1 — MTSSAKNCLFIASEFNRIIEVNRVIVNPCSRRYSQLSNSWSSWRGGNSLPPLSPMSSRPTTPRSSALAVPVGILFPRLSTLITTAPTATTTTRKTRINAGCHAPIANVNAKRLHSTKASKIMGVFRFSDYDCVGFDLDNTLLRYNVTNMVTLEYECLSKFLVEKRGYDPKYLYKPLALQDYDFMQKGLVLDFARGNVLRFSPTGTILRASHGTKILSEEELDVVYPDRRWNVTDAFTSDLLVTWNGPLSEQMRTLLDYFDMPASLVFAKTIDTIDENNGGNSPPGEYTVWPDVLDGLIDMFDRENFAKDDGRYFPSLKGNPDKYLHRSSPKLISWLKDLKQTRVTYLITGSNADFAEFTASYALGKDWNSLFDIVVCYAKKPGFFTGSRPFLKLDGYLEGEIATASELKRGSIYSQGNWKDLKEFFVSLTGKTSPSCLYVGDNLIQDIYTPKCHALCDTVAVVEEQLAEGMQDHSLSHSDEQILNSKVWGSYFRIESKNKVSPSLWSHVINNYSKICVPSVEFIVNNSLDTPMKSFGLEVDRKLSGYYPGKPKSVVTL; from the exons ATGACATCGAGTGCGAAAAACTGCCTCTTTATCGCGAGTGAATTCAACCGAATAATCGAGGTTAACCGCGTCATCGTCAATCCGTGTAGCAGACGATACAGCCAGCTGTCAAATTCATGGAGCAGCTGGAGAGGGGGAAACTCATTGCCGCCGCTTTCGCCGATGAGTTCCCGTCCAACCACGCCACGTAGTTCTGCCCTCGCCGTTCCGGTTGGAATTTTATTCCCTCGCTTGTCAACGCTAATAACAACTGCGCcgacagcaacaacaacaacaagaaaaacGAGGATAAATGCAGGCTGTCACGCTCCGATTGCCAACGTAAATGCAAAGAGACTTCATTCAACAAAAGCGTCAAAAATAATGGGAGTCTTCAGATTTTCCGACTACGATTGCGTCGGCTTCGACCTGGACAACACCCTCCTTCGCTACAATGTCACCAATATGGTTACCCTTGAGTACGAGTGCTTGTCAAAATTTCTCGTCGAAAAACGTGGCTACGATCCAAAGTATCTGTACAAACCGCTCGCTCTCCAAGATTACGACTTCATGCAGAAGGGCCTGGTCCTCGACTTTGCCAGGGGAAATGTGCTCCGCTTTTCACCCACTGGAACCATTCTACGCGCAAGTCACGGGACAAAAATACTCTCCGAAGAAGAGCTAGACGTTGTATACCCCGATCGGCGGTGGAATGTCACCGATGCTTTTACCTCCGACCTCCTTGTCACCTGGAATGGCCCGCTGTCGGAACAGATGCGAACGCTTTTGGACTACTTTGACATGCCAGCTTCCCTTGTATTCGCCAAGACCATCGACACAATAGATGAAAATAACGGCGGAAATAGTCCTCCCGGCGAATATACTGTGTGGCCCGACGTCCTTGACGGATTGATCGACATGTTCGATCGAGAAAATTTTGCCAAGGATGACGGAAGATATTTTCCTTCCCTGAAGGGAAACCCGGATAAATATCTTCATAGATCCAGTCCGAAACTTATTTCGTGGCTAAAG GATCTCAAGCAGACCAGAGTGACGTATCTTATTACTGGCTCGAATGCTGACTTTGCCGAATTTACTGCCTCTTATGCTCTGGGAAAGGACTGGAATTCATTATTCGATATTGTAGTCTGTTACGCTAAGAAGCCGGGCTTCTTCACTGGTTCTCGTCCGTTCCTCAAGCTGGATGGTTACTTGGAAGGCGAAATTGCGACCGCATCCGAATTGAAGAGGGGGAGTATATATAGTCAAGGAAACTGGAAGGatctgaaagaatttttcgtcAGCCTAACGGGAAAGACTTCACCTTCTTGTCTCTACGTCGGAGACAACCTGATACAAGATATCTACACACCGAAATGTCACGCGCTTTGCGATACGGTTGCAGTTGTTGAGGAACAGCTTGCAGAAGGGATGCAGGATCACAGTTTGTCTCATTCTGACGAACAGATTTTAAACTCTAAAGTTTGGGGATCGTACTTTCGCATAGAGAGCAAGAACAAGGTTTCACCTTCGCTCTGGAGTCATGTGATAAATAATTACTCTAAGATATGTGTACCATCGGTTGAATTTATCGTTAATAATTCTCTAGACACTCCAATGAAGAGCTTCGGTCTTGAAGTGGACAGAAAACTAAGCGGGTATTATCCTGGAAAGCCAAAGAGCGTTGTTACGCTTTGA
- the LOC124305017 gene encoding uncharacterized protein LOC124305017, producing the protein MSTSDPNIFNILYFPDEILVIIILCLESRERVALGCTCTRFDNLVFGDRELLRNLDFSKNGRLTTIQDIQLYFNNDNCCEYILKVNIMNVLCIAPGEMLNNTIGKAINLVDVNVYGIKFNDVRELKSFLELLIHIKRLTIDWPDEDERYVVCRDLLQEPFKRLHYLSARVSAYSRNFLPMVQLSDELKELRMVTRMPYNRTPESTPLVLELEKPKNLQIVQVRGWHTLQWFKKRIINMLPNRYVWTDFQLVDITRQPGFYLERSVKLCPQLLRSNVTETVPYLNHIYPVGWFLLAETLLLEVMKVHYEDVPDNFCCLRKCQIRQFAYIDEEPCLLEIEEAKRLLKDSKYQISFLHFKHSIEPDCDVHLLASAFPNLTTLVLSHIVKQKVGTQRRNYLRSHLIKRGGAAFGKSNQPIKVKESSFEVLIRNTPHVRDLTIYSKNNCDVFSQWDLDALVLISRWKKLTTLRLGCIPIQNGKFLVEIGKCCPHLENVVINNLGFTNPCNYTRDLLEMLTHCRNLKDFSIDQCAITEVSELLTCLSFNLQLESVRVRNHDGRPCPENLMESMEHLIQTCTKLTTFAFINLLISKVDSDNMVIGLRRIKSELNRRGFQYEVGNPNFLNLESKGNPKDFIDEDEPPGFFLPKLELRISHGP; encoded by the exons ATGAGTACCAG TGATCCGAACATCTTCAACATACTTTATTTTCCGGATGAAATTCTTGTGATTATTATTCTTTGCTTAGAGTCCAGAGAACGTGTGGCGTTGGGTTGCACTTGCACGAGATTTGATAATCTTGTATTCGGCGACAGGGAATTGCTGAG aaatttggatttttcaaaaaatggacGGCTAACAACCATTCAAGATATCCAGCTATATTTTAACAATGATAACTGCTGTGAATATATACTTAAAGTGAATATAATGAACGTACTTTGCATTGCGCCAGGAGAAATGTTGAACAACACGATTGGCAAAGCAATAAACCTTGTCGATGTTAATGTATATGGAATTAAGTTTAACGACGTTCGGGAGTTGAAGTCTTTTCTGGAATTGCTGATACATATCAAAAGGCTGACTATTGATTGGCCAGATGAGGATGAACGTTATGTCGTTTGCCGTGATCTTTTGCAAGAACCGTTCAAACGGCTTCATTATTTGTCTGCAAGAGTGAGTGCTTACTCCAGGAATTTTCTTCCTATGGTACAACTTTCTGATGAGCTCAAGGAGTTGCGTATGGTGACAAGGATGCCTTATAACCGAACACCAGAGAGCACACCGTTAGTTTTGGAATTAGAGAAACCAAAAAACCTTCAGATCGTTCAAGTTCGTGGGTGGCATACGCTTCAATGGTTTAAAAAACGCATTATTAATATGCTCCCGAATCGATATGTGTGGACAGATTTTCAACTGGTTGATATTACCAGGCAGCCAGGCTTTTATCTTG AAAGAAGTGTCAAACTTTGTCCGCAATTACTGAGAAGTAATGTGACTGAGACTGTTCCATATCTTAATCATATCTATCCAGTTGGTTGGTTTCTGCTGGCGGAAACATTATTGCTAGAAGTAATGAAAGTCCATTATGAAGATGTACCAGATAATTTCTGTTGTTTGCGAAAATGTCAAATACGTCAATTTGCATACATAGATGAAGAGCCATGTCTATTGGAGATTGAAGAGGCAAAG CGGCTGCTAAAGGATTCTAAGTATCAGATATCCTTTTTACACTTCAAGCATAGCATAGAACCGGACTGTGATGTGCATTTACTGGCATCGGCATTCCCAAATCTCACAACACTTGTTTTATCTCATATAGTAAAACAAAAGG TAGGTACTCAGAGAAGGAACTACTTGAGAAGCCATCTTATTAAGCGAGGTGGTGCCGCATTTGGAAAATCCAATCAACCTATTAAAGTTAAAGAGTCTTCTTTCGAAGTTCTAATACGTAACACACCACATGTTAGAGATCTGACGATTTACTCCAAGAACAA CTGTGACGTTTTCAGCCAGTGGGACTTAGATGCTCTGGTCCTTATTTCACGTTGGAAAAAACTCACGACCTTACGTTTGGGCTGCATACCTATTCAAAATGGAAAGTTTTTggttgaaattggaaaatgcTGTCCACACTTGGAGAATGTAGTAATTAATAATCTGGGATTTACTAATCCCTGTAACTACACAAGAGACTTACTGGAAATGTTAACCCATTGTCGTAAtttaaaagatttttcaatcgacCAGTGCGCAATAACTGAAGTCTCTGAACTGCTTACTTGCCTTAGCTTCAACTTACAGCTCGAAAGTGTTCGTGTGCGGAATCATGATGGACGACCGTGTCCTGAGAATTTGATGGAGTCAATGGAACATTTGATTCAAACCTGCACGAAGTTGACTACATTTGCGTTTATCAATCTGTTGATCTCCAAAGTCGATTCTGACAATATGGTTATTGGGTTACGCAG AATAAAAAGCGAATTGAATCGTCGAGGATTTCAATATGAAGTTGGTAATCCAAACTTTTTGAATCTTGAGTCTAAAGGAAACCCCAAAGATTTTATTGACGAAGATGAACCACCTGGGTTCTTTCTTCCTAAGTTGGAATTGCGGATTTCTCATGGACCGTGA
- the LOC124305023 gene encoding Golgi pH regulator A: MGFLEDTCVILGTQILFFLGGWVFFVKKLFRDYEVHHRLVQLIFSTTFSLSCTMFELIIFEIIDVLDFSSRYFHWNTGLYMLLFMVIVLIPFYIAYFIISNIRFVRLNLIRPLTVLVYLFYLYLFWKVGDPFPILSPKKGLLSIEQGVSRIGVIGVTVMALLSGFGAVNYPYSSMAYFMRPVSYTDVQSVERRLLQTMDMIVAKKKRIALAKKGEVAGQPEVRSRLWGMLAPLGGSKGSQENIKQLQQEVAALEELSRQLFLEAHDIQNARERLEWAATWQGKYFNFLGYFFSLYCSWKIFISTINIVFDRVGKKDPVTRGMEIAVHWIGFDIDVTFWSQHISFYLVGCIVVTSIRGLLLTLTKFFYAISSSKSSNIIVLILAQIMGMYFVSSVLLMRMNMPAEYRVIITQVLGDLQFNFYHRWFDVIFLVSALSSIVFLYLAHKQAPTERA, translated from the exons ATGGGTTTTTTAGAGGACACGTGTGTGATCCTTGGGACGCAG ATACTCTTCTTCCTAGGAGGATGGGTATTCTttgtaaagaaattatttcggGATTACGAAGTTCACCACAGATTGGTGCAGcttattttttccacaacatttTCGTTATCTTGTACAATGTTTGAACTCATCATATTTGAGATTATCGATGTGCTGGATTTCAG CTCAAGGTATTTCCATTGGAACACTGGCCTGTACATGCTTTTGTTCATGGTGATAGTGTTGATACCGTTTTACATAGCCTACTTTATTATCAGTAACATCAGATTTG TTAGGCTGAATTTAATCAGGCCACTAACGGTGCTGGTGTACCTCTTTTACCTGTACCTGTTTTGGAAAGTCGGAGATCCCTTTCCTATCCTTAGTCCCAAAAAGGGTCTACTGTCCATAGAACAAGGTGTCAGTCGGATCGGAGTTATTGGTGTTACGGTGATGGCACTTTTGTCGGGGTTTGGAGCGGTCAACTACCCATATTCATCAATGGCTTATTTTATGCGGCCTGTTTCCTACACAGATGTACAATCAGTAGAGAGGAGGCTACTTCAGACGATGGACATGATAGTGGCTAAGAAAAAGAGAATTGCCTTAGCTAAAAAAGGGGAAGTCGCTGGTCAGCCTGAGGTCAGATCCCGCCTCTGGGGAATGCTGGCTCCTTTGGGAGGAAGTAAAGGAAGTCAGGAAA ACATAAAACAACTTCAGCAAGAAGTTGCGGCACTGGAAGAATTGTCTCGACAATTATTCCTAGAAGCTCATGACATCCAAAACGCCAGAGAACGACTCGAGTGGGCTGCTACGTGGCAGGGGAAGTACTTCAATTTTCTCGGTTACTTTTTCTCCCTCTATTGCAGCTGGAAGATTTTCATT TCTACAATTAATATTGTCTTCGACCGGGTAGGCAAAAAGGATCCCGTTACACGAGGAATGGAAATTGCTGTACATTGGATCGGATTTGACATTGATGTGACTTTCTGGTCGCAGCACATTTCCTTCTATCTAGTTGGGTGCATAGTCGTAACGTCCATCAGAGGGCTTCTACTGACACTTACAAAG tttttctacGCGATATCAAGCAGCAAATCATCTAACATAATCGTTCTCATATTAGCTCAAATAATG GGGATGTATTTCGTTTCATCCGTTCTTCTCATGCGAATGAACATGCCTGCCGAATATCGTGTGATTATAACGCAAGTTCTTGGTGATCTGCAGTTTAACTTTTATCACAGATGGTTCGATGTGATATTCCTTGTGTCCGCGCTATCTTctattgtatttttatatctgGCTCACAAGCAGGCTCCTACGGAGCGTGCGTAA